TTCCCTCAACTTGGAATTGATATCCTTCATTGTTGGTCTTTGCGTTGGACCTAGTTGTATGCATTCTTGAATAATCTTGCATATGAGGTCAAGCTCATTGTTTTTGAAAGACTTGAGGGTTGGGTCAATCATGTAATTGGTACTACGTTTGTCATTCAAATATTCAGCAGCCTGcaagtttataattaaattatatgctTGTCAGCTAGGCAGCTAGAACACAAATGTTATTTAGCCATAAAGCAATTCCCAGAAATATGAGTATAGGATTTCATAAAAGATTTATCAATTTTTCAATGGACCCTTGTTCTTCCAAGTATTGGAGCTTTCCAGAAATGCTTGTCGAGCTTTTCTTAAAGCATTGAAGTGTGCCTTTGGGGCAACTTCTTAGTATGCCTGAACCAATTGCCACACGCTTTCCTCTGAGTATAATGCAatgtaattaattgaaattaaagttatatattgtattattttatttagaaaaataaaagtataatataattattaatacaacctcatatttatttataaatatatatatattgataaaatataattaaattaataataaaattttaatataatattatttattaaatatcattttaatttgaaattattattatttttattactaaTGATGGTGGCAGCAACAATGAGGATCGAATAGTGGTGGTGAGTGATGATAATAGTAATAGTGATGACTAAGTAGTGATGACAACGATCAAGCAGTGGTAGTGATGGTGATAGCGGTGATGGCCATGTGGAGGTAATAACAGAGGTGATGATAATGGTGATCCAGTTATGATGGTGAAGACAGCCAAGGATAGACCTTGGATGATAATATTGGAGATCAACTACTTACTATTTGCACAATAATTATATGATGatatattttaaaagttattaaagtgcatatttattttcaaatttcattaaacatgtctaaatataaaataattttaaagaaataaacaccaatatttattttcaaatttcataaaacatgtccaaatataaaataattttaaagaaataaacactaatatttattttcaaatgtcacaaaacatgtctaaatataaaataattttaaagataTAAACACTAATAATACTAGTAGAATGATATACCTCTTTTATAGTGCTCTCGACACTTTTTTCAATGGGCCATTGATCTGAAAAAAGATTATTTAATTGGTGGACCACGAGTGATCCTGTTTGGATCAAACATGTGGGTCAAGTTTCCAAAATATATATTATACTTACCTGAGCACATTCTTggattttcctttttaatttcatCCAATTTatcatgctttgagtagaaaaccaAGCAAGTATCATATTTAGTAAGAGCTGAATGCATTCATTTTTGAAAAACTTCAATTGAGCACCCACTTTCTAGTTTTGCTGGTGGTGCTATAATGCCTTGGGGTACAGTCTCTCTCTCTATATGTATACTATTTTTTCTCCTAAAACACGTTTTGCACATAAACCAAAAAATTCCCATATTGAATGGCAACAATTTGGATTTTAAAGCTTTTATGTAAACTTGAATTGtcgattgaaaaaaataaaaaattagggcTTTTGTGAGTTAGAGTTGTTATTCATTGTTCTTCATATCTATAACCATTTTTGGCAATACCTAAATTAATAATTACCCAAATGATAAATTTGCCAATTGAAGCAACTACAAGCAACAAGAAATGATCAAACTCAAATCAATAAAATCAAAAGCTTAAAGCAAGTTGTTGGCTTGTAGCTATTCAACCATGTCAGTAAAAGAAGCAAGTTGCATAGAGTTGTATATTACCTCAGAAGAGGGTTGAGTTTAGAGAGACAGTGAAGGAAGAGGAAGATATCTAGGTTCCACGTTGAACTCAACATAGTTTCTTTCACTGACATGTTTTCCAACATAAGAAACATAAAACACTAGGTGGTGGGGTGCATGAGTGACTCATCAACATGGTCAAAGCCAAACCTAAATCCATCAGACTCATGTCCTTCTTCGGGAGAGGCTCTCCCTATTTGCAAAGCGTCACTCTTCCCTTGACACCCACCATTGACTCATTGCTACACGTAAGCCAAGCACAAGCATACCTTTTCTTATATATAAAAACATATCACTCTATTTATCTCTCTCTATCTTCCACCTAGTCCTAGATAGCTAGCTATCTCTTTGCTTAAACGAAGGGGGAAAGATATGAAAACTAAAGTTGAAGAGAGGTTCTCTAAGTTTTTCGAGAAGTGGATGTGTCAACTCGATGAGTATCTGCAAcacctgcaaaaggcatctaaGGATTATTGAGCTATAACTGGGTGTGAGCGTGAGCAAGAGCTACAAGCTTTAGTGTTCAAAGTCACACAACATTACAAAGACCAGTACGTTATAAAATGGGCCTTAGCCCATGAAGATGTGCTTGCTTTCTTTTGTCCAATTTGGATTTCCCCTTTAGAGAATGCGTATTCTTGGGTTACTGGGTAGAAACCTTTATCAGTGTTTAAATTGGTTAACTCAATAAGGACAAATGGTGTTCTCAGTTCGAGTTTGGTTGATTTGACACAAGAACATATGAGAAAGATTGAGGCTTTGAGGGTGAAAATAAGGTTAGAAGAGGAGAAGTTGGAGAGGGAAATTGAGAGGCAACAAGTGGCTGTAGCAGACAGGAAGATGGCGGAGTTGGTAAGGTTGGTGCTTCGAGTGAAGAATGGGGAGCAAGTGAGGCAGGCCCTCCAAGTGGCACTAAAAGGAGTAATGGCAGGACTAGAGAAGGTGATGAAAGCAGCAAACTGTGTAAGGCTTAGGACTTTAAAGGGAGTTTTGGATGTTTTGAGCCCACTACAATGCGTGGAGTTCTTGGTTGGGATTGACATGCTTCAAATTTTGCTTAGACAATGGGGAAAGAAAAGGATTTGCACCATTAATTAGAAACTTGCAGTTGTAGGGTTTTAGGGGTTCTAATTTTCACTTTTAGACTCATTTTCTTTTGTCTTGATTtggttttatcttaattaatgtgCATGTACTACTCAGTGGTTTAAATTTAACTTTCTTTTATATACTTATTATAAAAACTCATAatcataatttcatttttttataaaatgttttagtaattttatattatataatattatcattatattacaaatattatatttaattatttaaattaaaatattaattttaatgtcattttaattaattatataaataaaaatatttattaatttaaaattattttttatttgatcgtattttttaaaaaaattatgtgttat
The sequence above is a segment of the Hevea brasiliensis isolate MT/VB/25A 57/8 chromosome 11, ASM3005281v1, whole genome shotgun sequence genome. Coding sequences within it:
- the LOC131170294 gene encoding protein DOG1-like 4; this translates as MKTKVEERFSKFFEKWMCQLDEYLQHLQKKPLSVFKLVNSIRTNGVLSSSLVDLTQEHMRKIEALRVKIRLEEEKLEREIERQQVAVADRKMAELVRLVLRVKNGEQVRQALQVALKGVMAGLEKVMKAANCVRLRTLKGVLDVLSPLQCVEFLVGIDMLQILLRQWGKKRICTIN